The Longimicrobium sp. sequence CGCCAAACATCCCCGCGTCCCCGCGGCTCCGCGTGAGAACCAACATCCATGGAGACGAGCGGAAAACAGGGGTCAGCCGACCAGCTTGTTCACACGGAGCAGGGACCCGGGGGTCGGCACATGATGGTTCACGATGCGCTGAAGCCCCTCCTTCATCGTTGCCGCGCCGAAGTTGATGAGCAGGCCGACATGCAACCCCAGCAGCCGCAGATAGGTAAGCACCTGCTTCCCGTGAACGGGGGCCAGTCGCTCCACGGACTTCAACTCGACCACGACTCGATCTTCCACCAGAAGATCGGCGCGACATACGTCCTCGAAGCGCGTTCCCTCGAACTCGAACGAGATCCCCCGCTGCTTCTCCACTTTCAGGCCGCGCTTCTCCAGCGACGAGGCCAGCACCACCTCGTACACGGACTCCATCATCCCCGGACCGAGCTCCGTATGGATCCGGTACGCACAATCCACGATCATCCCGGTAATCTCGTCGATCTCGCGCACGTGAAACCTCCGTGTGTGAGTTCTCAGCGGGATCACCCCTCGTCCAGCCCGTACTCGCGGATCTTGCGGGTGAGGGTGTTGCGGTGCACGCCCAGCACCTCCGACGCCTTCCCCAGGTGGCCGCGCACCAGGCGCAGCACCTCGCGGATGTGCAGCCGCTCCACGTCGGCCAGGGAAAGGTCGGGCGCGTAGCCGGCCAGCGGCGCGCCGGAGACGGCGTCCTCGGCGGGCGGCGGGCGGAGGTCGTCGAGCGGGAGATGCTCGGGGAGGAGGACAGCGCCGTGGGCGAGAAGGACGGCGCGCTCCAGCACGTTCCTCAGCTCGCGGATGTTTCCCGGCCACTCGTGCTCGTGCAGCCGCTCCATCACGCTGCGGGCGATGCCGCGCACGTCGCGGTCGTAGCGCGCCGCGTGCAGCGCCACGAAGTGCCGCACCAGCAGGTCGATGTCGCCCCCGCGCTCCACCAGCCGGGGAAGCTGCAGGGTGACGACGGCCAGGCGGAAGTACAGGTCCTCGCGGAACGTTCCTTCGGCGATGGCGGCGCGCAGGTTCTTGTTCGTCGCCGCGACCACGCGCACGTCGACGGGAATGCGCTCGTCGCCGCCCACGCACTCGATCTCGCGCTCCTGCAGGGCGCGCAGGATCTTGGCCTGCAGCGCCAGCGACATGTCGCCGATCTCGTCCAGGAGCAGGGTGCCGCCGCTGGCCCGTTCGAAGCGCCCCACCTTGCGCGCGATGGCGCCGGTGAAGGCGCCCTTCTCGTGCCCGAAGAGCTCGCTCTCCAGCAGGTTCTCGGGGATCGCCGCGCAGTTCAGCGCCACGAACGGCCCCGCCGCGCGCGCGCTGTTGCGGTGAATGGCCCGCGCCACCAGCTCCTTCCCCGTCCCCGACTCGCCCAGCACCAGCACCGTCGCGGGCGAGTTGGCCACGCGGCCCACCATGCGGAACACCTCGAGCATGGCCGGGCTGGCGCCGATGGCCGCCTCGTCCTCGCCGTCGCCCAGGTCGGCGGCCGAGACGGGGAGCACGTCCTCGGCCTGGAAGACCTCGCGCAGCGCGCCCTCCAGCTCGCGCGGATCGGGCGGCGAGGCGAAGACGCCGAGCACGCCCAGGCGCGAGGCCTCGACCATCATCTGCATGGTCGGCCTCGAGGCCAGCAGGACCATGCTCCCCGCCGGCGTGCCGGACTCGGCGATGCGGCGGACCAGCGCCAGGTCGGCCGCGGGGAGGTCGAGGGAGAGGACGAGCGCCGCCCAGGGGCCGCCGCGGAGCTGCTCCAGCCCGTCGCCCAGGGTGGCGGCGGCGCGGACCTCGGCGCGCGCGCCCACGGCCT is a genomic window containing:
- a CDS encoding GxxExxY protein; this encodes MREIDEITGMIVDCAYRIHTELGPGMMESVYEVVLASSLEKRGLKVEKQRGISFEFEGTRFEDVCRADLLVEDRVVVELKSVERLAPVHGKQVLTYLRLLGLHVGLLINFGAATMKEGLQRIVNHHVPTPGSLLRVNKLVG
- a CDS encoding sigma-54 dependent transcriptional regulator yields the protein MPRPAVLVIEPAPAVADAVRQAVGARAEVRAAATLGDGLEQLRGGPWAALVLSLDLPAADLALVRRIAESGTPAGSMVLLASRPTMQMMVEASRLGVLGVFASPPDPRELEGALREVFQAEDVLPVSAADLGDGEDEAAIGASPAMLEVFRMVGRVANSPATVLVLGESGTGKELVARAIHRNSARAAGPFVALNCAAIPENLLESELFGHEKGAFTGAIARKVGRFERASGGTLLLDEIGDMSLALQAKILRALQEREIECVGGDERIPVDVRVVAATNKNLRAAIAEGTFREDLYFRLAVVTLQLPRLVERGGDIDLLVRHFVALHAARYDRDVRGIARSVMERLHEHEWPGNIRELRNVLERAVLLAHGAVLLPEHLPLDDLRPPPAEDAVSGAPLAGYAPDLSLADVERLHIREVLRLVRGHLGKASEVLGVHRNTLTRKIREYGLDEG